The stretch of DNA CCGGAAACTCTAAAAGAGTTCAGTTCACTTGTGTCTTGTTTTCGTGTTTTAGTTTTAACCATTACAAGAGAGACATCTTTCTAACACACGCTTCATACTCCGGGGCCTTTAAAACAGGATGCTGACCGGAGGTGCAGTGGCCTCTCTGTGGTATGTGAACAGCTTGATTCTTCCGGGCCTCCCGGAGCGGGGAGCTGGGGGTCCCCGTACAGACAGCCTGCATTTGCGGTGTTGTGTCCACCCTTCCGCTGATGCGTGTTTGTTCTCACCTGTCTTCTGTGCTTGCCTGTAgtgtcccttctttccccttccatCTGCCAGAAATCAGGCTGTTGAACTTGGGGGGCATGTGTGTAAGAGCAGGCCAGCAAGTGGCTGAGAGGGGGGCGCGGGAGTCCGACAGGAGCTTTCTGCCTGCCCTCAGCCAGCTGCTCCGACTGCCTGCGGGTCTTTCCTGCCTCCTGCTTCCGGAGAGCTGAGATGGGCAGATAAAGGGCGTTTATGGATAAGTGAGGTGCTGGTGTCATTATTTGTCACGTATTACACATTCTTGATGACAAGTTCTGAAATGAAAGACTGGAGTGTTTTATGAAAATAGCTGGATGTTTACAAAGTTGTGcagatcgtgtgtgtgtgtgtgtgtgtgtgtgtgtaggtgcaCATGTGTTTCAGGAGAGAAAAAGGTTTTCTACATCCTCCCCTGCCTAGGAGCAGCTAAGAGACCTCAGTAGACCTTCCTTCCGGCTTCAGGTTTATAGTAGGCTTCCCACGTAATGCTGGCTGGGCACAGGCAGTTTGAGCTGAGGCCAAGGCTCTATAGACTGGTCGTTGACAGGTGTCCTCTTatccctctctgcctgcctgtctcaGGTCTGTCCGCAGAAAAGGTGGGGGTCCAAGGTGGTGACATCATCCGCCTAATGGATGTGTTTTGTGTCCTGTCCCTAGAGCCTGGTCGGCCCCTGTGTGGTCGGGCAGCACTGCCGAGCAGGCAGCAAGGCCTTGTGGTGCCAGACCTTAAGGGCCGTAGAAAGTCGGGTGCGAAACCTGCTTTCCAGTGGGGTGCCCTAAGAGAGCTTGGCCTGGGCTGTAGCTAATGTGCTGATGGGCTCATCGCAGGCAAGGTGGAGCTTGATGTGGTGCCATGGACCTCTAGAGTGGCGGCTAGTTGGTCTGAAGGGGGCAGTGTGGGGCTGTGGTTCCTTGCAGGAGCTGCCCTAACTCAGGATTGTGGTTAGTGCTGCCCCTGGGGACTGGCAGGAATAGCTGTGGACCCAGGCCTGATGGGAGTGGCCCTGCCTCCCTGTGGGGTAGGTGTGAGGGCTGCCTCCTTCAGGCcctagggctggggtgggggcaagcCCGAATGGACTTTGAGCCCCGTGATGGGCTGGCCGGGCtgtgggtgtgggggcagggctaTTTCCAGGCCTGTGCTGACTGCCCATGTGCTTTCCTCCTCAGAGCCAACCAGACACCTACTCAGGCAGCTCAGTGAGAAAGGTGAGTGTGAAGGGTCGACAGCCAATCAGGTGGCTCTGGGCAGGGGCCAGAAGGTGATGTAGGTAACCACCTGGGTGGGGATGTTGAGGACAGTTTAGAGAAGACtgtgtctctattttcccagaaAGTGGGCCTCTCCTTGCTGTCTAGAGAGGGGGCTTTGATCCCCAACCCCTGCGGCTTTCACCCTCTTCTCCGGTAACAGCAGGAGCAAGCAACACTCACAGACCTGCactgctctgccctgcccggGTTCCTGTTCTGTCAGTCATTCCTTTGAGGATTTTAGGACTAGGAGCCCCCAGAGAGGTCTTCCCCAGGGGGCTCTAGGCCTGTGGCCTCTGGCCTCTATCCTGCATAGAGAGGCTCATTCTCTTGTTTACCCATCTCCCCTCTCCTCGCCCGCGTACTGGGACTCTGCGGTGGCGGCAGCAGCCAGAGCAGTGGGAATGAAGGTAAGATTtgtgggcagaggggcctggTTGGGTAGAGTGGGATGGGACTGCCCAGGTCAGCCCCTGGCTCCTTTAGCTCTCATTGtcttcattcatttgacaaataacTATCAAGCACCTCCTGTGCACTGGGCTCTGCCATGTGGGCCACAGAGGGTCAATATACCATGGCCCTTGCCGTGGGGACCctcctgtccccttcccctgGAATGGTACCCTGGTGGTGGCCTGCCCAGCCTGGATGCTCTCAGTTTTTCCTCTCCAGGGCAGGCAGGCCTCTCTGGTTCTTGAGTTCCTGACCAGGCCCCTGTCCTAACTTTCCCCAGTCCCTAGCTTGAAAACCAGTCCTACCCCTTACttcccctcaccctcaccccctcTGGTCTTCACTGGGCTTAAGTGGAGACCAGGGGTTGGTATGTAGAGGTGCATTTCTGTGTAAAGCCTCCTCACCCCCAACcactggaaggaggagagggtgtTGCCCTGAGGCTGGTCACGAGGGGTCTTGTGCTCTGAACAGCATGCAGGCAGTGCTGGTGCTCTCCTGGACTTTGGGCAGCCGTCCCGTACTCGGGGCCTGCAGCCAGAGGCTGAAGGGGGTGCCCgggaagagcaggaggaggacgaggaggaggaggaggaagtggtggtggaggacgaggaggaggaacAGGCCTTTCAGGTCTCTCTGGAGGACCTGGCAGGGCATGAAGGCAGCAAGAAGGGGTCTGGGCCGGAGCCCCCAGgctcagaggaagaggaggaggaggaggaggaggagagcctggCAGTGGCGGAGCAGGTAGCCGACTTTGCCAGCTCCCTGCTGGCCGCCCTCCACTGCTGGCACTATCGGGCCAACGCTTTACTTTTCTCCCGGGGTGCTATGGTGAGGTGTTTCTTTGatctcccctcctccttgcatGTTCCCTGGCATGTTCAAGCCCATGCCCATCCTAgagtcccttcccctgccctttcCACCCTTCTGTTCTTGTTTCTGTACTTCTGCCATCAGCACTTCTTAACCCCTCACTCACTGTCACGCCCTGGTGAGCCCCTGGCATGCAGTGTTCCAGCACTGGGTGCGAACTAGCATACTACCCAACAAGCATGACTAACAGGATGGGAGTGGTGGGCTAGGGGAAGAGGCGGCACATAGCAAGGCTGCAAGGGTTAGGGGGTTGGGCTTTGCTGAGGCTGCATACCTGGCGGGGATTTGTTATCCCCAGGCCTGGCAGTTCACGTTGTCTCTGGAGTGGCTCAGGTCCAAAGCTGGCTCTCAGCAAAGCCCAGCCCCCTTAGGGTGCTGCCTGTGTTGGGATGGATGCAGAAGGGACCAGCTCCCAGTTGTCCTGGGAGTTGATGACTgccctctgctctctgcagggGAAGGGGCGCGGGGAGTCTGAAGGCTCCGAGAGCCGCAGGAGGCCCAGTAGCCGGTCTGCCGACAGTGCTGAGAAGCACATGAGCCTCGAGTCCATTTCTTCCCTGCCTGAGGTGAGTGGCCAGTAGGCGGGCAGGCGACAGTGCAGAGGTGTCTGGAGCCCAGATCTCCAGGTCTGCGGTCGGGCTCTCAGGCTTGGGCTCTCCTGTTGGGTCTATGGGGACAGGACTCTACCATCCCTTCAGGAAGCCTGTCTGGTTTGTGGGCGCATGACTTGGTGAGCAGACAGCCCCTTTCTATGAGAGGAAGGCGCCCCTTCCTTTGGGCAGATGTAGTCCCTTGCTGACGGGCATAGTTAGCAGAAGTGACCAGGTTTCAGATCCCTCAGCTAGGCCTCCCTGTGTAGGGCGTAAGGCGTACGTCCTGCCTGTCAGGTGCTTGTTTATTCCGTCTGTTCTCTGCAACAGCTCTACCCGAGAGAAGGAGGCTCAGAACGGTTGGGTGATGTGCCTGGCATGGCTCCTGAGGGATAGAGCTGAGGCTGGACTTGGGCCTGTGACTCAGAAGCCCAAGCTCTTCTTCCCACCGCCCCCACGCCGTCTGTGGGTTGTCTGGAAATGGAGGCCTTTGCTTTCCCAAAGTCATAAGGAAAATTCATTCATGAGGCCTAGACCCGGAGTAGGCCTCACAGCCAGAGACAGAAACTGGACGACACTGGGTACAGGTCTAGAGTGGTGCTGTCCAGTGATGGTGGAACACTAGCCACATGTGTGACGTTAACTTGTCTAGTAACcacattaaaaaatcacttaatcCAGGACGTCCAACCTGTTACCATTTCAATATGTAATCCATATAAAAAGCTATTCACGAGATGGTTTATGCTGCCTTTGTATGAAGTTTTTGCAATTGGTGCATATTTTACCTTTACAGCTGATTTCAGTTTGGACTAGTCCCCTTCCAGGTGCTTGGAAGGCACGTGTGGCTGGTGGCTACTGTCGTCGGACAGTGCAGGCCGAGGTCATGGCTCGTGCTCTGCAGATTCTAGACGGCATCAATGGGATCGAGTCTGATCCCTCAGAGTGCAGTGTTTGCGCTTATCTTCTCCCTGCAGACCTCTCTGGAAAGCCGCCTGTCCTAGCCAGTTTTGTGGTTCAAATGACTTGCAGGGTGGTCAAGAGGGAGATCTAGAATTTGCTTCCTTCCTTGCCCATCTGCTAGGCACGTGCACAGGAGCCACATTCCTGTCTCACCCTCTGCAGGATTCCAGCAAGTGGTCCTGTTGCCCTCGGGACCCTGAGCTGCGCAGGAGGCCCTGGCCTCTCAGGTTGCTcaggcctgggtttgaacccagaACAACTCCCTCGTGGGAGCCTCTAAGACTGTAGGGAGCTGCTTCACCCCTGGGCAGGGAGTACTGGTGCTGTGGCTCTGAGTTTTGGTGTTCCCATCTGCCCATGTAGCTCCCAGATAGGCTGCCGGAGAGAGATGCcaccaccttctcccacccacattgctAGAATTTCCCTTGGGTTTGAGGGCTGGGGGCCCAGCACCAAAGCGGCAGGGTCACTAAGGGACAGCGCCACGTTCCTCCCTCTGAGGAGCTGTTGCCCCTTCTGTTGTGAACTGCAGTGCCCCCTCACCAGGCTTTGAGCAGGCAGGCCATGCCATCCCCCTCGTCCCTGAGTCTCACGTGAgctccctctgctctcccaggCTGAGCCAGACCCAGAGCCCGGGACAGAGCCGGAGGTGTTTGCTGCTGTGGAAGGTCCCAGCGCCGAGGAGATGCCCTCAGACATAGAGTCTCCAGAAGTCCTGGAAATACAGCTTGATGCCCATCGGGAACTGCTGGGGCTGGACCACCAAAGTGACATGGTGGACTTTGTGGTAGCCAAGAGCACTGAAAACATGAAGGCCTTgagcagtgaggaggaggaggacgatgacgaggaggaggaggaggaggaggaaatggggactGCCCAGGAGTCTGAGAGCCTCCTGCCGCCCTCTGTGCTGGACCAGGCCAGTGTCATTGCTGAGCGGTTTGTCAGCAGCTTCTCTCGGCGGAGCAGCCTGGCACTGGAGGACAGCAAGGCCACTGGCTTCGGGACCCCGAGGCTGCCCAGCCGAAGCAGCAGTGTGCTCAGCCTGGAGGGCAGCGAGAAGGGCCTGGCCCGGTGCGACAGCACCGCGGACTCCCTCAGCTCTCAGCTCCCCCCAGCAGCGGACCTCAGTGTGGGCATGGCCAcggagagtggcccttctgtcaaTGGGACGGAGCCCCCAAGCCCAGGCTGCTCAGCAGAGACCAATAGGTCTTCTTCCTGCAAGAAGAAGGAATCCATGCTCTCCACACGAGACCGGCTGTTGCTGGACAAAATCAAGAGCTACTACGAAAATGCAGAGCACCACGATGCAGGCTTTAGTGTCCGACGCAGGGAGAGCCTCTCCTATATCCCCAAAGGCCTGGTGAGAAACTCGGTCTTCAGGTTCAACAACCTTCCCAGGCAGGACCCGGAGCCAGTGGCCCCGTTGGGGCACAAGAGACAGGTGGGCCCCAGGCCGGCTTCATGGACCCTGTTTGACCTCCCAGGACCAGGCCAGGTGGGTGCAGGTTCTGGCGACCCAGCTCCTATCACAGATGCTGAGTTCCGCCCATCTTCAGAAATTGTGAAGATCTGGGAAGGAATGGAGTCTTCTGAGGGGAGTCCTCAGAAGGGGCCAGGCCAAGGTCAGGCCAATGGCTTTGACCTACACGAGCCACTTTTCATCCTGGAGGAGCATGAGCTGGGAGCTATCACTGAAGAGtcagccactgcctcaccagAGAGCGCCTCCCCCACCCAgcggcccagcccggcccgccTGGCCCGGGAGCTGAAGGAGCTGGTGAAGGAGCTGAGCAGTGGCTCCCAGGGAGAGCTGGTGGCCCCTCTGCACCCCTGCATCGTGCAGCTCTCCCACGTGATGGACAGCCACGTGAGCGAGCGAGTCAAGAATAAGGTCTACCAGCTGGCTCGCCAGTATAGCCTTCGGATCAAGAGCAAGGCGGGGACAGCCAGGCCACCACTGCCATGGGAAAATGCAGCTTCCGCTGTTCCCCACCTGCAGGAAGAGGCTGGATCACCATCGGGTGGGAAAGGTACAATGGGGGGTAGGGATTGGGCCCCTCCCACAGTCTGGGGTGGAAGAGCCCTTTAAGAGTCAGTTGGCTTTTGGGGAAAAGTGATCCCTAAAGGAACTCTACCAAAGAGGGCTGGACCCCACACTGAGGGCCGAGGGCCAGGGTGAGCAGCTGGTCTAATGCCGAGAGGCCACCCGTGGGGCCCTGGTTGAGCACTCTGactgccctccccccatcctTCCTGTGGAAGAGACCTTTGGAGGAAATGTAACCGTGCCCTCTTCTCTAGGAGAGCAGAAGCTCTTCTTGTCTTTCGTCCTTTGACTCTTGACCCCTTGTCCACTGCCATTCCTTTATTCTCCCTGTTTCCCTTTGGTAAAGGGACCATGGATGGTAAATGAGGGTTCTCTTCCATCATCACACCCAAAACCCCACCGACCAGCCTTCCCCAGAAGTTCAGAGCCCTCACTTCCGCTCTCCCTTCCTGCCCGGTGACTCAGGCCGCTCTCTCCCCTCACAGGTAAGAGAAAGCCGGTGCTGTCCCTCTTCAACCACGAGGAGGTGCTGGCCCAGGAGCACAGCCTGCCCAAGCCCTGCTCGGCCGGGGAGATGTCACCACGGCgtttctccatcccttctgcTGGCAGCTCGAGGACCACTTCACCTGGGGCCCGGCCTGCCACTCGAAGCCCTCTCAGCCCCTTGGACACCGAGACCTTCAACTGGCCCGATGTCCGAGAGCTCTGTTCCAAGTATGCCTCCAACGACGAGGCGGTCCAGGTCGAGGGAAGCCGGTCCCGAGGCCCACCCGTCAGCCGGAGCCGCTCAGTGCCAGACAGCATGATGGAGCCGCCCGTGTCTGGCAGGGTGGGCCGCTGCTGCAGCCTGAGTGCCAAGAGGGGCCAGGTGGGCCCAGAGGCCGCCCAGCCCCGGCCTCCTGGGGTGTTGCCCCAGAGTGGGCCGGATGGAAAGGAGGCCCTGTACGTCACTGCAGACCTCACCCTGGAGAACAACCGGCGGGTGATTGTCATGGAGAAggggcccctgcctggccccgcggtggggctggaggagagcagaggcccTGGACTGAGGTCAGCAGCAGCCATCGTGGGGCAGG from Phyllostomus discolor isolate MPI-MPIP mPhyDis1 chromosome 1, mPhyDis1.pri.v3, whole genome shotgun sequence encodes:
- the PLEKHG3 gene encoding LOW QUALITY PROTEIN: pleckstrin homology domain-containing family G member 3 (The sequence of the model RefSeq protein was modified relative to this genomic sequence to represent the inferred CDS: inserted 2 bases in 2 codons) encodes the protein MNLPEAPAPGSDARMPVSASLRPDGSQERPASLTSTTSSSGSSRDSRGTMEEPSGPEASAKNGAGSPRGRHPRNNTNNSSSXLNKKGPLSPFSGRAAAAPAHKLSYLGRVVREIVETERMYVQDLRSIVEDYLLXIIDTPGLLKPEQVSALFGNIESIYALNSQLLRDLDNCNGDPVAVASCFVERSQEFDIYTQYCNNYPNSVAALMECMRDKQQAKFFQDQQELLQHSLPLGSYLLKPVQRILKYHLLLQEIAKHFDEEEEGFEVVEDAIDTMTCVAWYINDMKRRHEHAVRLQEIQSLLINWKGPDLTIYGELVLEGTFRLHRVRSEKTFFLFDKALLITKKRGDHFVYKGHIPCSSLMLIESTRDSLCFTVTHYKHSKQQYSIQAKTVEEKRNWTHHIKRLILENHHTTIPQKAKEAILEMDSYYPNRYRYSPERLKKAWSSQDEVSTHEGRRQGRRQSEPTRHLLRQLSEKARAVGMKGKGRGESEGSESRRRPSSRSADSAEKHMSLESISSLPEAEPDPEPGTEPEVFAAVEGPSAEEMPSDIESPEVLEIQLDAHRELLGLDHQSDMVDFVVAKSTENMKALSSEEEEDDDEEEEEEEEMGTAQESESLLPPSVLDQASVIAERFVSSFSRRSSLALEDSKATGFGTPRLPSRSSSVLSLEGSEKGLARCDSTADSLSSQLPPAADLSVGMATESGPSVNGTEPPSPGCSAETNRSSSCKKKESMLSTRDRLLLDKIKSYYENAEHHDAGFSVRRRESLSYIPKGLVRNSVFRFNNLPRQDPEPVAPLGHKRQVGPRPASWTLFDLPGPGQVGAGSGDPAPITDAEFRPSSEIVKIWEGMESSEGSPQKGPGQGQANGFDLHEPLFILEEHELGAITEESATASPESASPTQRPSPARLARELKELVKELSSGSQGELVAPLHPCIVQLSHVMDSHVSERVKNKVYQLARQYSLRIKSKAGTARPPLPWENAASAVPHLQEEAGSPSGGKGKRKPVLSLFNHEEVLAQEHSLPKPCSAGEMSPRRFSIPSAGSSRTTSPGARPATRSPLSPLDTETFNWPDVRELCSKYASNDEAVQVEGSRSRGPPVSRSRSVPDSMMEPPVSGRVGRCCSLSAKRGQVGPEAAQPRPPGVLPQSGPDGKEALYVTADLTLENNRRVIVMEKGPLPGPAVGLEESRGPGLRSAAAIVGQGRDLQEAAAHQPKEEGPRDLVDPSQQGIVRNLREKFQALNSVG